The following are encoded together in the Cololabis saira isolate AMF1-May2022 chromosome 5, fColSai1.1, whole genome shotgun sequence genome:
- the fnbp4 gene encoding formin-binding protein 4 gives MGKKSRLAGGAAARRTILQLSPPGTRSGHAGERDDAPSGSDDEQDGDGHALIKRTDMKPPPVKATEGLSLLGAYEDSDDEDAEDSCGLASNSQPNQSTDIDSTLANFMAEIDAITTQPSTEDAEINAPPNPTPPKPEAQTQPTAATDFEYNTQDSLAGVGVEMGDWQEVWDENSGCYYYWNTVSNEVSWELPHYLADQVQSLTQYTNSTSTNTSVSVNGNGNGNVTAQAGFYPEENPAPAAAPPVAAVAKEAKTKEVMESVVGLTNEEEESRGVAASLLAPLIPSEVKEAEEKWRKRLLKDLDETENSLDSDGEGVQPPGSPATPLVDSDLGLNTQKDLCNKKQSGENADADEETEEDTMELELALERKKAELRALEEGDGSAGGSSPCSEASQEATGSRGLLVKKNRWKAVFPSAASPDCNSGGSDQQDSTDISLPKDIEGVVEGENKDSNSSDDNLVTKPAVKEEVETPELKFQIGELANTVTSKMEFLGINKKTISNFHLLLLQTETRIADWREGALNGVYLRRRLQEAAEHIKYYELNATPKGWSCHWDREHRRYFYVRDRTGASQWEFPTEEDKEEELPKEPGTETQTPSQGDAKTTSGSTGEVTESSARSPAVPPQPPQPGASSFWSPSQPPLPDSPPPPPPPPPGSPPPPPPPPDSDGEIMEVEMEMDDDNDDEPPAPGTEEDGSGRPPLPPGSMGIKLMESSPLGRGQKRKAGQVHKNITIGSSPILYTQAAATSAPLMPATAYWGMPAVLAPLIPCEPPAPPAPALPPQPPLPPSQPPPEPPLPKPPLVDKTKKPKKDKSKKSKTKMPSLVKKWQSIQKELDEEEKSSSSDEDRDQLNKKNIEDWRQQQLVTGKASKNANFEALPTDWRDRLKKRKMMNST, from the exons atGGGGAAGAAGAGCCGCCTCGCCGGCGGAGCCGCGGCCCGCAGGACCATCCTGCAGCTGTCCCCGCCCGGGACGCGCAGCGGCCACGCCGGGGAGCGGGACGACGCGCCGTCCGGATCCGACG ATGAACAGGATGGTGATGGACACGCATTGATAAAGCGCACAGACATGAAGCCACCACCAGTAAAGGCCACTG AGGGTTTGTCCTTGCTTGGAGCCTACGAGGACAGCGATGACGAAGATGCTGAAGACTCTTGTGGTTTAGCCTCAAATTCTCAACCCAACCAGTCGACTGACATCGATAGTACACTGGCTAATTTTATGGCT GAAATCGATGCAATCACAACTCAGCCAAGTACAGAGGATGCAGAAATTAATGCCCCTCCTAATCCCACGCCACCTAAACCTGAAGCTCAGACACAGCCGACTGCTGCCACTGACTTTGAGTACAACACTCAGGATTCACTTGCTGGAG TGGGTGTAGAAATGGGAGACTGGCAAGAAGTATGGGATGAAAACTCTGGATGTTATTACTACTGGAACACAGTGAGCAATGAGGTTTCTTGGGAGCTGCCACACTACTTGGCTGATCAGGTGCAAAGCCTCACACAGTATACCAACAG tactagtactaatactagtgtCAGTGTCAATGGCAACGGCAATGGCAACGTCACAGCCCAGGCAGGTTTTTACCCAGAGGAAAATCCTGCCCCTGCTGCAGCGccaccagtagcagcagtagcaaaaGAGGCCAAAACAAAG GAGGTAATGGAGAGTGTTGTAGGCCTTACaaatgaagaagaagagagTCGGGGTGTGGCTGCGTCCCTCCTCGCTCCGCTCATCCCCTCTGAAGTGAAAGAGGCTGAGGAAAAGTGGCGAAAAAGACTGCTGAAGGATTTAGATGAAACTGAGAACAGTTTAGATTCTGATGGAGAAGGTGTCCAGCCTCCTGGATCTCCCGCCACACCACTTGTGGACTCAGACTTAGGCCTCAATACCCAGAAGGATCTTTGCAACAAGAAGCAGTCAGGAGAAAATGCAGACGCTGATGAGGAGACAGAGGAGGATACGATGGAGCTGGAACTCGCTCTGGAGAGAAAGAAG GCAGAGCTCAGGGCCCTGGAAGAGGGTGATGGAAGTGCAGGTGGTTCCAGTCCATGTTCTGAGGCCAGCCAAGAAGCCACAGGATCTCGTGGTCTCCTAGTGAAGAAGAACCGGTGGAAGGCTGTCTTCCCATCTGCTGCCAGCCCTGACTGTAACAGTGGAGGCTCAGACCAGCAGGACAGCACAGACATTA GTCTACCTAAAGACATAGAAGGTGTTGtggaaggagaaaacaaggactCAAACAGTTCTGATGACAATTTGGTTACCAAACCTGCTGTCAAAGAGGAGGTGGAGACACCTGAGCTGAAG TTTCAGATTGGAGAACTGGCTAACACCGTCACCAGCAAGATGGAATTCCTGGGAATAAACAAGAAGACGATTTCAAACTTTCATTTGCTTCTGCTGCAAACTGAG acACGGATTGCTGACTGGAGGGAGGGTGCACTGAATGGGGTCTATCTTCGTCGCCGGCTGCAGGAAGCTGCCGAACACATAAAATATTACGAACTTAACGCCACCCCTAAAGGCTGGTCCTGCCACTGGGACAG AGAGCACAGGCGGTATTTCTATGTGAGGGACCGGACTGGTGCCTCCCAGTGGGAATTTCCAACCGAGGAGGACAAGGAGGAAGAACTTCCAAAGGAACCAGGTACCGAGACACAAACTCCGAGTCAAGGGGATGCCAAGACGACATCGGGATCAACTGGTGAAGTTACAG aATCTTCTGCACGTAGTCCTGCTGTGCCACCACAACCTCCTCAGCCCGGTGCGTCCTCCTTCTGGTCTCCATCCCAACCACCACTTCCTGATagcccccctccacctcccccaCCGCCCCCAGGgtcacctcctccacctcctccccctcctgacAGCGATGGGGAGATCAtggaggtggagatggagatggatgaTGATAATGACGACGAGCCTCCAGCCCCTGGAACAGAGGAAGACGGCAGTGGGAGGCCTCCTTTACCTCCTGGCTCCATGGGAATAAag cTTATGGAGTCGAGCCCTTTGGGGAGGGGTCAAAAGCGTAAAGCTGGTCAAGTCCATAAAAACATCACTATTGGCAGCAGTCCCATTCTTTACACCCAAGCAGCTGCTACGTCAG CACCTCTAATGCCAGCCACTGCCTACTGGGGCATGCCAGCGGTCCTCGCCCCTCTCATCCCCTGTGAACCCCCTGCACCGCCGGCCCCGGCCCTGCCTCCCCAACCACCGCTGCCACCATCTCAGCCCCCCCCGGAGCCACCGCTACCAAAACCCCCACTTGTAGATAAGACCAAGAAACCAAAAAAAGACAAG tcaaagaaaagtaagaCCAAAATGCCGTCACTGGTAAAGAAGTGGCAGAGCATTCAGAAAGAGttggatgaagaggaaaaaagcagCTCCAGTGATGAAGACAGGGATCAGCTCAACAAGAAGAACATCGAGGACTGGAGGCAACAGCAGCTCGTGAC aGGAAAAGCTTCAAAGAATGCCAACTTTGAGGCCCTTCCTACAGACTGGCGTGATCGCCTCAAGAAACGAAAGATGATGAATAGCACGTAA
- the LOC133444011 gene encoding seipin-like has product MREQPAPPQRQPSSGLRGRPEPAGGAMAPALHWLQDAAAVSLLRARRTLFQAAILFCTLGLLLWVSIFLYGSFYYSYMPTVSFATPVHFYHQSDCDAPESSLCSFPTANISFIRNDREEVMGNGQPYRVSLELEMPESPANQQLGMFMIRMSCYTRDGKIVSSVGRSTMLHYRSHFLQTLSTLFFSPFLLTGMAEQKQLIEVELFTDYKTNAYEPTVGAVIEVHSKRVQIYSSQLRIHAYFTGIRYVMYTFPVTSAVIGVATNFAFLSVVALFGYLQFVWGGLWPPDQVKVRVMMGDDTRIQKRKEEVRKRMEKENSQKELNVPAVIGSLNGTHDFHGNGTKVVSPSDSPVVNPDASGAEAPDSKEEESHDSEEPEEIDTSDVLKGCLLQPGERALRQRPAAWMSL; this is encoded by the coding sequence ATGCGTGAGCAGcccgccccgccgcagaggcagccgTCCAGCGGGCTGCGAGGGCGGCCGGAGCCGGCGGGCGGGGCGATGGCCCCGGCTCTGCACTGGCTGCAGGATGCTGCAGCTGTCAGTCTCCTCAGAGCCCGGAGGACTTTATTCCAGGCAGCCATCCTGTTTTGCACCCTGGGCCTGCTGCTCTGGGTCTCCATCTTCCTGTACGGGAGCTTTTATTACTCCTACATGCCCACAGTGAGCTTCGCCACTCCTGTGCACTTCTACCACCAGTCTGACTGTGATGCCCCCGAGTCCTCGCTCTGCTCTTTCCCCACAGCAAACATCTCCTTCATCAGGAACGACAGAGAAGAGGTGATGGGCAATGGCCAGCCTTACAGGGTGTCTCTGGAGCTGGAGATGCCAGAGTCTCCTGCCAATCAGCAGCTGGGTATGTTCATGATCAGGATGTCTTGTTACACCAGGGATGGGAAGATTGTCTCCTCAGTGGGGAGATCCACCATGCTGCATTACCGCTCCCACTTTCTGCAGACCCTGAGCACTTTGTTCttctctcctttcctcctgaCTGGGATGGCCGAACAGAAGCAGCTCATAGAAGTGGAGCTCTTTACGGATTACAAGACGAATGCTTATGAACCCACTGTTGGTGCGGTCATTGAAGTCCACTCCAAACGGGTGCAGATCTACTCATCGCAGCTCCGTATCCATGCTTACTTCACTGGTATCAGATATGTTATGTACACCTTCCCCGTCACATCTGCGGTCATTGGTGTGGCCACCAACTTCGCCTTCCTCAGTGTCGTGGCACTGTTTGGCTACCTCCAGTTTGTCTGGGGTGGGCTCTGGCCTCCGGATCAAGTCAAGGTCAGAGTCATGATGGGGGATGACACCCGCATccaaaagaggaaggaagaggtTAGAAAGCGCATGGAGAAAGAAAACTCACAGAAAGAACTCAATGTCCCTGCGGTGATTGGATCTTTGAATGGGACACATGATTTTCACGGAAATGGCACAAAAGTTGTGTCACCATCAGATTCACCCGTTGTAAACCCCGACGCCTCTGGGGCCGAAGCTCCAGATAGCAAGGAAGAAGAGTCTCATGACTCCGAGGAGCCAGAGGAGATTGACACCTCGGATGTTTTGAAGGGATGCCTTCTACAACCTGGAGAGAGAGCTCTTCGACAGAGACCTGCCGCCTGGATGAGTCTTTGA
- the lrrc10 gene encoding leucine-rich repeat-containing protein 10, with product MGNAMRGIIAFIPSERCHRFLVGDLKEMPLDRTLDLSCHQLRRLPVTACVFDELVKLYLSDNNLSSLPPDLQGLRKLQLLALDFNRFEELPAAVCRLPELCILYLGNNRLHRLPRELSELKELNTLWLETNCFTNFPKVVCKLTNLKTLHFGYNQICSLPKDLSHLEELRSIWLAGNLLTEYPPVLLEMPFLAVVDVDRNKIRYFPGLTHMPGLKLVIYDHNPCVNAPAVGEGVRRVGRWADSSDDEQEGDSKKAVNEHTHTAEVAESSSEDLQDI from the coding sequence ATGGGCAACGCCATGCGAGGCATCATCGCCTTCATTCCTTCGGAGCGATGTCATAGGTTTCTGGTGGGGGACCTGAAGGAGATGCCCTTGGACCGAACTTTGGACCTGAGCTGCCATCAGCTCCGTCGACTTCCTGTTACTGCCTGTGTCTTCGATGAGCTGGTGAAGCTTTACCTGAGTGACAACAATCTCAGCAGTTTACCGCCTGACCTGCAGGGCCTGAGGAAGCTGCAGCTCCTGGCTCTTGACTTTAACCGCTTCGAGGAGCTCCCTGCAGCTGTTTGCAGGTTGCCCGAACTCTGCATCCTTTACCTGGGAAACAACAGACTGCATCGTCTTCCCAGAGAACTGAGTGAGCTCAAAGAACTGAATACTCTCTGGCTGGAGACTAACTGCTTTACTAACTTCCCTAAGGTGGTTTGTAAGCTCACAAATCTTAAGACCCTACACTTCGGTTATAACCAGATATGTAGTTTACCAAAAGACCTAAGCCATCTTGAGGAACTACGTAGTATCTGGCTTGCTGGGAACCTCCTGACAGAATACCCGCCAGTGTTGCTCGAAATGCCCTTTCTGGCTGTTGTTGATGTGGACCGGAACAAAATAAGGTACTTCCCGGGCCTTACTCACATGCCGGGACTAAAACTTGTCATCTACGATCACAATCCCTGTGTTAATGCCCCGGCTGTGGGTGAGGGAGTCAGAAGGGTGGGGCGCTGGGCAGATAGCTCAGACGATGAGCAGGAAGGAGACAGCAAAAAAGCAGTGAATGAGCATACACATACAGCTGAAGTGGCGGAGAGCTCTTCTGAGGACCTGCAAGATATATGA